The Xenopus tropicalis strain Nigerian chromosome 7, UCB_Xtro_10.0, whole genome shotgun sequence genome includes a region encoding these proteins:
- the LOC105947814 gene encoding olfactory receptor 8H1-like, producing MASGSKTNASGFIIQGFSDTPELQISLFVLILVIYLIILLGNLIIFLVISCNPHLHTPMYIFLQNLSLIDISSTSNILPNLLHILLTQQNNISFLGCMTQMYVFVALAASEFFLLTAMAYDRYVAICDPLHYIARMSRKHCAGLITAAFTVGFGITFGFIILVSKLSYCASRLINHFFCDLSPLLKLSCSSTFSVEVLIFVEGSMLIFNAFLLTLTSYIFIVSAILKIQSSEGRQKAFSTCASHLACVITLYGTVFCLYMRPTTSYSLKRDKYFSLLYIALGPVLNPLIYTLKNREFHSSLIKLKQRGFFFYIGNAT from the coding sequence ATGGCCTCAGGAAGTAAAACAAATGcctcaggattcatcatccaaggattctctgatactcctgagcttcaaatctctctttttgtgctaatccttgtaatctatctcatcattctgctgggaaatctcatcatattcttagtcatttcatgcaatcctcacttacacacccccatgtacatattcttgcagaacctttcactcatagacatttcttccacctcaaatattttacctaatttgctacatattcttctcacacaacaaaataacatttcattcttggggtgtatgactcaaatgtatgtttttgtggccttggctgccagtgaattctttctcctgacggccatggcatatgatcgttatgttgccatctgtgatccccttcattacattgcccgaatgagcaggaaacactgtgctgggcttataactgcagcattcactgttgggtttggtaTAACATTCGGCTTTATTATACttgtatctaaactatcatattgtgcttcccgtcttattaaccattttttctgtgatctctcaccattgctaaaactttcctgtagcagcacttttagtgtggaagtTTTAATCTTCGTTGAAGGCTCAATGCTGATTTTCAatgccttcctccttactctgacctcatacatatttatcgtctctgctatcctgaaaatacaatcctcagaggggagacaaaaagccttttctacctgtgcttctcacctggcctgtgtgataaccctttatgggacagtattttgcctgtatatgagacccaccacaagttattccctaaaaagagacaagtatttctcactgctgtacattgccctgggccctgtgctaaatcctctcatttacacactgaaaaatagagaatttcactCTTCACTTATTAAACTGAAGCAAAGaggttttttcttttacattggcAATGCCACTTAA